A DNA window from Vibrio cidicii contains the following coding sequences:
- the ectB gene encoding diaminobutyrate--2-oxoglutarate transaminase gives MDIFTQQESNVRSYSNHFPVVFHKAKGCWLETENGERYLDFLAGAGSLNYGHNNPVLKQALLEYIEMDALTHGLDMHSSAKATFLETFQRLILQPRSLNYKMQFTGPTGTNAVEAALKLARKVKGRSNVVAFTNGFHGCSAGALAATGNQHHRQGAGMTLPNITRIPFEGYAGVDGLALFETMLSDNSAGMDKPAAVLLETVQGEGGLNAASTSWLKRLSALCKHHDILLIVDDIQAGCGRTGTFFSFEPAGIVPDMVTLSKSLSGYGLPMAVVLLKPELDVWKPGEHNGTFRGNNHAFVTATSALEIYWSNDDFSRHIQQCAQQVSDVVTRSVQRFPELFVRQKGRGMMSGIECQNGEVARAIATSCFEKKMVIETAGPNDEVVKFFSPLTITESELKQGLEIFEQAVESVAVSHFKNVG, from the coding sequence ATGGATATTTTTACTCAGCAAGAATCCAACGTTCGTTCATATTCAAACCACTTTCCGGTGGTCTTTCACAAAGCTAAAGGGTGTTGGCTGGAAACGGAAAATGGAGAGCGCTACTTAGATTTCCTTGCCGGTGCAGGATCTCTCAACTACGGCCACAACAACCCTGTCCTAAAACAAGCGCTACTCGAATACATTGAAATGGACGCTTTAACCCACGGGTTGGACATGCACTCCAGTGCTAAAGCCACCTTTTTGGAGACCTTCCAACGCTTAATTCTGCAACCTAGATCGCTTAACTACAAAATGCAGTTTACAGGTCCAACGGGGACCAACGCGGTGGAAGCGGCGCTAAAACTGGCGCGTAAAGTGAAAGGCAGAAGCAATGTGGTGGCTTTCACCAACGGTTTTCACGGTTGTAGCGCAGGAGCGCTGGCGGCGACAGGTAACCAGCACCATCGCCAAGGTGCGGGCATGACATTGCCTAACATCACTCGTATTCCGTTTGAAGGCTATGCGGGTGTCGACGGGCTGGCGCTGTTTGAAACCATGCTCAGTGACAACTCTGCGGGTATGGATAAACCAGCGGCAGTGTTGTTAGAAACCGTCCAGGGGGAAGGGGGCTTAAACGCCGCGTCGACCTCTTGGCTTAAACGCCTTAGTGCGCTCTGTAAGCACCACGATATTTTGCTGATTGTCGATGACATTCAAGCAGGTTGTGGTCGCACAGGGACGTTTTTCAGCTTTGAACCAGCGGGCATCGTGCCCGATATGGTGACGCTGTCGAAATCGCTCAGCGGTTATGGTTTACCGATGGCGGTGGTGCTGCTCAAACCAGAGCTTGATGTTTGGAAACCCGGTGAACACAACGGCACGTTTCGCGGTAATAACCACGCTTTCGTCACCGCGACCAGCGCGCTGGAAATCTACTGGTCGAATGATGACTTTAGCCGCCACATTCAGCAATGTGCGCAGCAAGTGAGTGACGTTGTCACTAGGTCGGTGCAGCGCTTTCCAGAACTGTTCGTACGCCAAAAAGGGCGAGGCATGATGAGTGGTATTGAGTGCCAAAACGGTGAAGTTGCCAGAGCTATTGCTACCAGCTGCTTTGAGAAAAAAATGGTGATTGAAACCGCCGGGCCAAATGATGAAGTGGTGAAGTTTTTCTCGCCTCTGACCATCACCGAAAGCGAGCTCAAGCAAGGGCTAGAGATCTTCGAACAGGCGGTCGAATCCGTCGCAGTCAGCCATTTTAAAAACGTCGGTTAA
- the cyoE gene encoding heme o synthase: protein MLKSYLSITKPGIIFGNLISVAAGFFLAAKTEGANWELMGPTLFGVALVIASGCVINNIFDRDIDVKMARTAKRDLVLGKVNSDHAFVYALVMLLAGTATLYTLVNPLSTVIVLLGYVFYVFFYTMIYKRTSVYGTLVGSISGAVPPLVGYLAVTNYIDIDAVLLFVLFCLWQMPHSYAIAMFRLNDYRQAGIPVLPVIDGIEKAQRHMKAYVVAFAAVALTLFALGSAGYEYLAVTSLVSGYWLLVTFKPVTPQNYESWARSVFKISLLVVMSISGVLGMELLPLSI from the coding sequence ATGCTGAAAAGCTACCTGTCTATTACTAAGCCAGGCATCATTTTCGGTAATCTGATTTCCGTTGCAGCGGGGTTTTTCCTCGCTGCAAAAACGGAAGGCGCAAACTGGGAACTGATGGGGCCAACCTTATTTGGCGTGGCGCTGGTGATTGCCTCTGGCTGCGTGATCAACAATATTTTTGATCGCGATATCGATGTCAAAATGGCGCGTACTGCGAAGCGCGACTTAGTGTTGGGTAAAGTCAACAGCGACCACGCGTTTGTCTATGCTTTGGTGATGCTGCTGGCGGGGACCGCCACCTTGTATACCTTGGTCAATCCGCTTTCGACGGTGATCGTGCTGCTTGGCTACGTGTTTTATGTCTTTTTCTACACCATGATCTACAAACGCACCTCAGTGTACGGCACGCTGGTGGGCAGCATCTCTGGTGCCGTACCGCCGTTGGTCGGCTATTTAGCCGTAACCAACTACATTGATATTGACGCCGTACTGCTGTTTGTCTTGTTCTGCCTGTGGCAAATGCCGCACTCCTACGCTATCGCCATGTTCCGTTTAAACGACTATCGCCAAGCGGGCATTCCGGTATTGCCTGTGATTGACGGGATTGAAAAAGCGCAGCGTCATATGAAGGCGTATGTGGTGGCGTTTGCCGCTGTGGCGCTCACCCTGTTTGCTCTTGGCAGTGCGGGATATGAGTACTTGGCCGTGACGTCGTTGGTGAGTGGCTATTGGCTGCTGGTCACATTTAAACCTGTGACGCCGCAGAATTACGAAAGCTGGGCGCGCTCGGTGTTTAAAATTTCGCTGCTGGTGGTGATGAGCATCAGCGGTGTGTTAGGCATGGAGCTGTTGCCGCTCTCGATCTAA
- a CDS encoding transporter substrate-binding domain-containing protein — protein sequence MTLLKQALISLALIFSPLLKADVLALTSLEWPPYSSQQLKQKGASIAVVSAALKEMGHELKVEFYPWERAVHLAKNDARYAGYFPEYLFESSDLLFSDSIGLGPLGFAENKAKPVQWSALADLKSYTIGVVRGYVNTDELDQMIANGTLKSEAVNSDSQNLTKLGHKRIPLAVIDSNVFQYLLDNTPSLQPFKADLQMNPKLLVDKSLHVAFTNNQDGQHWQEILNQGLKRIDVDKIMADYLAK from the coding sequence ATGACACTATTAAAACAGGCATTGATTTCACTGGCCCTTATTTTTTCTCCCTTGCTCAAAGCCGATGTACTGGCTCTCACCTCACTTGAGTGGCCGCCCTACTCCTCTCAGCAGCTAAAACAGAAAGGTGCTTCGATTGCGGTCGTTAGCGCTGCGCTTAAAGAGATGGGGCATGAACTGAAAGTCGAGTTCTATCCGTGGGAACGAGCGGTTCATTTGGCAAAAAACGACGCTCGCTACGCAGGCTATTTTCCTGAATATCTTTTTGAATCCAGCGACTTGCTTTTCTCTGATTCCATCGGCCTTGGCCCTCTAGGCTTTGCTGAAAATAAAGCCAAGCCAGTACAATGGTCTGCTTTGGCCGACCTTAAGTCGTATACCATCGGCGTGGTACGCGGTTATGTGAACACCGATGAACTCGATCAAATGATCGCCAACGGCACGTTGAAATCCGAAGCGGTAAACAGTGATAGCCAAAACCTAACTAAGTTAGGGCACAAACGCATTCCACTGGCCGTCATCGACAGTAACGTTTTCCAATATTTGCTCGACAACACGCCTTCTTTACAACCTTTCAAAGCCGATTTGCAGATGAACCCGAAACTGCTGGTCGATAAATCTCTCCACGTTGCGTTTACTAATAACCAGGATGGCCAACATTGGCAGGAGATTCTAAATCAAGGCTTAAAACGCATCGACGTCGACAAAATCATGGCGGATTATTTGGCAAAATAG
- a CDS encoding ectoine synthase, translated as MIVRTLEECKNSERRVVAQNWESVRMLLKDDNMGFSFHITTIYQDSETHIHYKNHLESVYCISGEGEIEVVGGETYPIKPGTLYILDQHDEHFLRAYKDKEMVMACVFNPPITGAEVHDEHGVYPLVD; from the coding sequence ATGATTGTAAGAACGCTAGAAGAGTGCAAAAACAGTGAACGTCGTGTGGTCGCGCAAAACTGGGAAAGTGTGCGCATGCTACTTAAAGACGACAATATGGGCTTTTCGTTCCATATCACCACGATTTATCAAGATAGCGAAACTCATATCCACTATAAAAACCACCTTGAATCGGTGTACTGCATCAGTGGCGAAGGTGAGATCGAAGTGGTAGGTGGCGAGACCTACCCAATCAAACCCGGCACCTTGTACATCCTCGATCAGCATGACGAACATTTCCTGCGCGCCTATAAAGACAAAGAGATGGTGATGGCGTGTGTGTTTAATCCGCCAATCACTGGCGCAGAGGTGCACGACGAGCACGGCGTCTACCCGCTGGTTGACTGA
- the cyoD gene encoding cytochrome o ubiquinol oxidase subunit IV has protein sequence MSNQHADTGARDYVKGFVFALVLTVIPFYFAWSQSLPQAVTYAVLLGCAVVQIVVHFAYFLHMEVKSEDGRWNMVSLVFSAIVVLILVAGSLWIMWHLHQNMMLKV, from the coding sequence ATGAGCAATCAACATGCAGATACAGGTGCGCGCGATTACGTAAAAGGGTTTGTGTTTGCACTGGTTCTAACCGTGATCCCTTTCTACTTTGCGTGGTCACAAAGCCTGCCACAAGCGGTAACCTACGCTGTGCTCCTTGGCTGTGCTGTGGTGCAGATCGTCGTTCACTTTGCCTACTTCCTACATATGGAAGTGAAAAGTGAAGATGGCCGTTGGAATATGGTCTCCTTAGTGTTCAGTGCGATTGTGGTGCTTATTCTGGTCGCGGGCTCTCTGTGGATCATGTGGCACTTGCATCAAAACATGATGTTAAAGGTGTGA
- the cyoC gene encoding cytochrome o ubiquinol oxidase subunit III encodes MHADAHAHDHHDTGGNKLFGFWIYLMSDCILFATLFATYAVLVSANAGGPIGKDIFELPFVFTETMLLLLSSITFGFGMIAMKRRDVTTMKRWLAITFLLGLGFIAMEIYEFHHLIAEGFGPQRSAFLSAFFTLVGTHGLHVSFGLIWLAVCYHQLSTKGLNAMMETRFQCLSLFWHFLDIVWICVFTIVYLLGVM; translated from the coding sequence ATGCACGCTGATGCTCACGCTCACGATCACCACGATACCGGCGGCAACAAGCTATTCGGTTTCTGGATCTACCTGATGAGTGACTGCATTCTTTTTGCCACTCTGTTTGCCACTTACGCCGTGTTGGTTTCTGCCAACGCGGGCGGGCCGATCGGCAAAGATATTTTTGAATTGCCGTTCGTCTTCACCGAAACCATGTTACTGCTGCTGAGCAGTATCACCTTTGGTTTTGGCATGATCGCGATGAAACGTCGCGATGTGACGACGATGAAGCGTTGGCTCGCCATCACTTTCTTGCTCGGCTTGGGCTTTATTGCCATGGAGATCTACGAGTTTCATCACCTGATTGCAGAAGGGTTTGGCCCGCAGCGCAGCGCGTTCCTCTCTGCTTTCTTCACGTTGGTGGGCACACATGGTCTGCACGTGAGCTTTGGTTTGATCTGGCTGGCGGTGTGCTACCACCAACTGAGCACTAAAGGTCTCAACGCTATGATGGAAACTCGCTTCCAATGCTTGAGCTTGTTCTGGCACTTCCTCGACATCGTCTGGATCTGTGTCTTCACCATCGTTTACCTGTTAGGAGTAATGTAA
- a CDS encoding aspartate kinase: MIYTVEKIGGTSMTAFDAVLDNIILRPANPYHRVFVVSAYGGMTDALLEGKKTAKPGVYQHIAKRNDEWQESLCEVEQRMLLMNENIFADPMNRLRADKFIRSRIAEARNCITNILETCQYGQFSLRHYLPQIREFLASIGEAHSAFNTALKLKSVGINARFVDLSGWNTEEPKSLDETINTAFASIDLTQELPIVTGYAYCKEGLMSTYDRGYSEMTFSRIASLTNADLAVIHKEYHLSSADPRVVGPGKVLPIGHTNYDVADQLANLGMEAIHPNAAAGLRESGIELQIKNTFEPEHPGTLISADYVPQTEKVEIIAGKEKVFALHLFDQTMVGQVDNVSYELMEIISEARVSLIGKEMNANSITYYLGGSAENLNQVLYKAEKRYPKASTKGRMVALISAIGSQMDTNKTLAKGVSCLMSNGVTPAALHSSMRNVNVQFVVSDKEYRKAICALHETFFETKMAAPIKTEQVA; this comes from the coding sequence ATGATTTATACCGTAGAAAAAATCGGCGGTACTTCAATGACAGCGTTTGACGCTGTGTTAGACAACATCATCCTGCGCCCCGCCAATCCTTATCATCGTGTGTTTGTCGTTTCGGCTTACGGCGGTATGACTGACGCGCTCCTCGAAGGCAAAAAAACCGCCAAACCGGGCGTTTACCAACACATTGCCAAGCGCAACGACGAGTGGCAGGAGTCGTTGTGTGAAGTGGAGCAGCGCATGCTGCTGATGAATGAAAACATCTTTGCCGATCCGATGAATCGACTGCGTGCTGACAAATTTATCCGTTCGCGCATCGCTGAAGCGCGTAACTGCATTACCAATATTTTGGAAACCTGTCAGTATGGGCAGTTTTCTTTGCGTCACTATTTACCGCAAATTCGCGAGTTTCTCGCCTCAATTGGTGAAGCGCATAGCGCGTTTAATACTGCGCTCAAGTTAAAAAGCGTCGGCATCAACGCGCGTTTTGTCGATCTCTCTGGTTGGAATACCGAAGAACCCAAATCTTTGGATGAGACGATCAACACGGCGTTTGCCAGCATCGACCTGACACAAGAGCTGCCGATCGTCACGGGCTACGCGTACTGCAAAGAAGGGTTGATGAGCACCTACGATCGCGGTTACAGCGAGATGACCTTTAGCCGTATTGCCTCACTCACCAATGCTGATCTGGCGGTGATTCACAAAGAGTACCATTTGAGCTCCGCCGATCCGCGTGTGGTTGGTCCGGGCAAAGTGTTACCCATTGGCCACACCAACTATGATGTCGCCGATCAGTTAGCAAATTTGGGGATGGAAGCGATCCACCCCAATGCGGCGGCGGGTTTGCGTGAAAGTGGCATTGAGCTGCAAATCAAAAACACTTTTGAACCTGAACATCCGGGCACGCTGATCTCGGCAGACTACGTACCACAAACGGAGAAAGTGGAGATCATTGCAGGTAAAGAGAAGGTATTTGCTCTGCATCTTTTTGACCAAACCATGGTCGGTCAGGTGGATAATGTCAGTTATGAGTTGATGGAAATCATCTCCGAGGCACGAGTGAGTTTGATTGGTAAAGAGATGAACGCTAACTCAATCACCTATTATCTGGGTGGCAGTGCAGAAAATCTTAACCAAGTGCTGTACAAAGCGGAAAAGCGCTACCCCAAAGCGTCGACAAAAGGGCGTATGGTGGCGTTGATTTCCGCCATAGGTTCGCAAATGGATACCAATAAAACGCTGGCCAAAGGGGTGAGCTGCTTAATGAGTAACGGCGTGACGCCAGCAGCACTGCACTCGTCCATGCGCAACGTCAATGTGCAGTTTGTGGTCAGTGACAAAGAGTATCGCAAAGCGATCTGTGCCCTACATGAGACGTTTTTTGAAACGAAAATGGCCGCGCCAATCAAAACTGAACAGGTGGCATAA
- a CDS encoding diguanylate cyclase — translation MIRLVDRSFVSTRSVLSVISWLFFMLAVAIIGSLYYILISLDDMSSSEFKQRVSLALNVEKKHHQDILSEYTYWDEAYFKIFQENDEEWIKINTGSFLINSYNLDFSLAFEKRLNKSLLVNNENSKALTVDEIMNDNFNQLSDTNYPNDEEKKLTSGYITINNDLYLIVVGPFIDESNYQPRQNGFLAIGIKMDNDYILHLAKKYNLGHLHVVPTTYVVGKNEESMTLLSPTGTPVAKILWAPNLPSTTVLPNITLVIILFSLVAVVVTRFILLAEEKNRSAYENKIYLEATRDSLTNVSNRRHFMEQAGKEFASARKNNERFFVLVLDLDHFKAINDTFGHKIGDKALIHFVRLCDQYLSERDIFGRIGGEEFALVLSRYNRSHAMYKAYAIRKAVMENPLLEKHHTIQMTVSIGVAECSSQTTLDETVGSSR, via the coding sequence ATGATAAGACTGGTTGATCGCAGCTTTGTTTCCACAAGATCTGTGTTATCCGTTATTTCTTGGCTATTTTTCATGCTCGCTGTCGCTATCATTGGCAGCCTCTATTACATTCTCATTTCTTTGGATGACATGTCTTCATCTGAGTTCAAACAACGCGTTTCGCTAGCATTAAACGTAGAAAAAAAGCATCATCAAGATATATTGAGCGAATATACTTACTGGGATGAAGCCTACTTTAAAATATTTCAAGAAAACGATGAAGAATGGATAAAAATCAATACTGGTAGCTTTTTAATTAATAGCTATAATCTAGATTTTAGCTTGGCATTTGAAAAAAGGCTCAATAAGTCACTGTTAGTCAATAATGAAAATAGTAAAGCATTAACCGTTGATGAGATTATGAACGATAACTTTAATCAACTCAGTGACACAAACTATCCAAATGACGAAGAAAAAAAGCTCACCAGCGGCTACATCACGATCAATAACGATCTCTATCTGATCGTTGTTGGTCCCTTTATTGATGAATCCAATTACCAACCACGGCAAAATGGTTTTCTGGCCATTGGAATTAAGATGGATAACGACTACATCTTACATTTAGCCAAAAAATACAATTTAGGTCATCTTCATGTTGTGCCAACCACGTACGTTGTCGGCAAAAATGAAGAGAGCATGACGCTGCTTTCACCAACGGGCACGCCAGTGGCGAAGATCCTTTGGGCACCGAATTTACCCAGCACCACTGTACTGCCAAATATTACACTGGTCATTATTCTCTTTTCACTGGTGGCAGTTGTTGTGACCCGTTTCATCCTCTTGGCAGAAGAAAAAAACCGCAGCGCCTATGAGAATAAAATTTATCTCGAAGCCACACGAGACAGCCTGACCAATGTGAGTAATCGCCGTCATTTTATGGAGCAAGCTGGCAAAGAGTTTGCCTCCGCTCGTAAGAATAATGAACGCTTTTTCGTCCTAGTTTTAGACCTCGACCATTTTAAGGCCATCAACGACACCTTCGGCCACAAAATTGGCGACAAAGCGCTGATTCATTTTGTTCGCTTGTGCGATCAATACTTATCCGAAAGAGACATTTTTGGCCGCATCGGCGGCGAAGAGTTTGCTCTCGTACTCTCTCGTTATAATCGCAGCCACGCTATGTATAAAGCTTATGCCATCCGCAAAGCAGTGATGGAAAATCCTCTATTGGAAAAACATCACACGATTCAAATGACCGTCAGTATTGGCGTGGCTGAATGCTCCTCGCAAACAACACTCGACGAAACTGTTGGAAGCAGCAGATAA
- a CDS encoding HD domain-containing phosphohydrolase: MHFAREALKRIVVSSLFISVLAGYVAWTIAVESAEKETVNLAIEASYGAVEHFQLPVSNDAEFKQKGLQITNSLILDWFDIAELYDRSGKKIAESLTPTGHAIESALPHHVTPTNNTASYESLHLKSGEWILRTFVPLETNNQRWGYLEGVRVVPDWQRNDIRDFSLWVSVIAASSAWLCAIIIYPLILFLNKQNVRYTAAMKTANIDMMFTMGKAITLRDCDTGAHNYRVAWLASELAEESGHDPKAMKALILGSYLHDVGKIAISDSILLKPGKLSENEMDIMKTHVNEGVRMIEGIPWLEDAKPIIESHHEKWDGSGYPNRLSGETIPLNARIFAIADVFDALCAKRPYKEPFSFEKALSIIVEGKGLHFAPTLVEHFHRIAKRLYDTICMADEETCRRLMSAKIEQYFFIDNHGDTLH; the protein is encoded by the coding sequence ATGCATTTTGCTCGAGAAGCTTTGAAGCGGATAGTCGTTTCTAGTCTTTTTATCAGCGTGTTAGCCGGTTATGTCGCATGGACGATTGCCGTCGAGAGCGCAGAAAAGGAGACGGTCAATTTAGCCATAGAAGCCTCTTATGGCGCCGTCGAGCATTTTCAACTTCCCGTTTCGAACGATGCCGAATTTAAGCAAAAGGGATTACAGATTACCAACAGCTTAATTTTAGATTGGTTTGACATCGCCGAATTGTACGACCGCTCAGGCAAAAAAATCGCAGAATCTTTAACACCAACAGGGCACGCGATCGAGAGTGCCCTTCCTCATCATGTGACTCCCACCAACAACACCGCATCCTATGAAAGCCTTCATCTAAAGAGCGGAGAGTGGATTTTGCGCACATTCGTTCCGCTTGAAACAAACAACCAGCGCTGGGGTTACCTTGAAGGGGTACGGGTGGTCCCTGATTGGCAACGCAATGACATACGCGACTTTTCACTCTGGGTGTCCGTGATTGCTGCCAGTTCCGCTTGGCTTTGTGCCATCATCATCTATCCCCTTATCCTCTTCCTCAACAAACAGAATGTCCGCTACACTGCTGCAATGAAAACAGCCAATATCGATATGATGTTCACGATGGGGAAAGCGATCACCCTCAGAGATTGCGATACGGGCGCTCATAACTACCGCGTTGCATGGTTAGCCAGTGAGCTGGCGGAAGAAAGTGGCCACGACCCCAAAGCGATGAAAGCGCTCATTTTGGGCAGCTATCTTCACGATGTTGGGAAGATAGCTATTTCAGATAGTATTTTGCTTAAGCCGGGAAAGTTATCTGAAAATGAAATGGATATCATGAAAACCCATGTTAATGAAGGTGTTAGGATGATAGAAGGCATTCCTTGGCTCGAAGACGCCAAACCCATCATTGAGTCGCATCATGAAAAATGGGACGGCAGTGGCTACCCAAACCGACTTTCTGGCGAAACCATCCCACTGAACGCGCGTATATTTGCTATTGCCGACGTCTTTGATGCCTTATGTGCTAAACGGCCCTATAAAGAACCCTTTAGCTTTGAAAAAGCACTCTCGATCATTGTTGAAGGGAAAGGTCTCCATTTTGCTCCCACCCTAGTTGAACACTTTCACCGCATCGCTAAACGCCTGTACGACACCATCTGCATGGCAGACGAAGAAACCTGTCGGAGACTGATGAGCGCGAAAATTGAGCAGTACTTCTTTATTGATAACCACGGCGACACTCTTCATTAA
- the cyoA gene encoding ubiquinol oxidase subunit II, with translation MKASRYIRILSRAGLAIAALMLCGCDYALLNPKGAIGVQEKELIITALLLMLIVVIPVILMTIYFSFKYRAANTEEEYAPEWSHSTKIEVVVWTIPIIIIAVLATITWRSTHDLEPSKPLVSDVKPMTIEVVSLDWQWLFIYPEQHIATTNHVVFPKDVPIEFKLTSDNIMNSFFIPSLGSQIYAMPGMVTRLHLIANHDGDFDGVAASYSGEGFSHMKFTATATADQASFDAWVNQVKSSPDQLPDLPAYKALAQPTIDAPVKYFSTVVPELFANVVTQYPGSMNASFDAACLVEDEG, from the coding sequence ATGAAAGCCTCAAGATATATACGCATCTTGTCGAGGGCTGGGCTTGCTATTGCCGCGCTCATGCTCTGCGGATGCGATTATGCTTTGCTCAATCCGAAAGGCGCTATTGGTGTTCAGGAAAAAGAGTTGATCATTACAGCTCTGTTGTTGATGCTCATTGTGGTGATCCCCGTGATCCTGATGACTATCTACTTCTCCTTCAAATACCGCGCAGCGAATACGGAAGAAGAGTATGCACCTGAATGGTCTCACTCGACCAAAATTGAGGTGGTGGTATGGACGATTCCTATCATCATCATCGCGGTGCTTGCCACCATCACTTGGCGTTCTACCCATGATTTGGAGCCCTCAAAACCGCTGGTCAGCGATGTCAAACCGATGACCATCGAAGTGGTCTCCTTGGATTGGCAGTGGCTGTTTATCTACCCAGAGCAGCATATCGCGACGACCAATCATGTTGTGTTTCCTAAAGATGTGCCTATCGAGTTTAAGCTCACCTCAGACAACATTATGAACTCCTTCTTCATTCCAAGTTTGGGCAGCCAGATTTACGCTATGCCAGGTATGGTGACGCGCCTGCACTTGATTGCCAATCATGATGGCGATTTTGATGGTGTTGCCGCGAGCTACAGCGGTGAAGGGTTCTCGCACATGAAGTTTACCGCGACTGCAACGGCCGATCAGGCGAGCTTTGATGCTTGGGTTAACCAAGTGAAATCGAGCCCTGATCAATTGCCGGATCTGCCTGCATACAAGGCGTTGGCGCAGCCAACTATTGATGCACCAGTGAAGTACTTCTCCACTGTCGTCCCCGAACTGTTCGCCAACGTGGTGACTCAGTATCCGGGCTCAATGAACGCGAGCTTTGATGCGGCTTGTCTGGTCGAAGATGAAGGATAA
- the ectA gene encoding diaminobutyrate acetyltransferase, whose protein sequence is MITSAPWVMYPEIAQHSANKWTFRQPKVTDGDAIYSLIADCPPLDMNSSYCNFLQSTHFRQTCIVAEHKGDVAGFISGYQKPEEPDVLFVWQVAVAPRYRGKGLAFRMLDKLLNRQQLKQVRAVETTITEQNRASWALFEKLDEQHGKRGKVTTFLDEDAHFKGKHDTEYLYRIPLDTPQ, encoded by the coding sequence ATGATTACTTCTGCTCCCTGGGTGATGTACCCTGAAATTGCACAACACTCAGCCAATAAATGGACCTTTAGACAACCGAAAGTGACCGATGGCGATGCGATCTACAGTTTGATCGCCGATTGTCCGCCACTGGATATGAATTCATCCTACTGCAATTTTCTGCAATCGACCCACTTTCGCCAAACCTGCATCGTTGCCGAACACAAAGGCGATGTCGCGGGTTTTATCTCCGGCTATCAGAAACCGGAAGAGCCTGACGTACTTTTCGTTTGGCAAGTTGCGGTGGCGCCTCGCTATCGCGGTAAGGGCTTGGCATTTCGCATGCTCGACAAGCTACTCAATCGTCAGCAGCTTAAACAGGTTCGAGCGGTCGAAACCACCATTACCGAACAAAATCGAGCCTCTTGGGCGCTGTTTGAAAAGCTGGATGAGCAGCACGGCAAACGAGGCAAAGTGACAACTTTTCTCGATGAAGACGCCCATTTCAAAGGCAAACACGATACGGAATACCTCTATCGTATTCCGCTAGACACTCCTCAATAA
- a CDS encoding EamA family transporter, which produces MSFRDRLLALTIVMVWGVNFVVIKVGLQGMPPLLLAGLRFALVVFPAILFIPRPKLPLKWLCAYGLTISFGQFALLFWALNVGLAAGLASLLLQAQAFITLLFGVLLLKERVRLHNVIAVSIAGIGIYLLAVAQEQGSASVTLFTLVLILGAATCWALGNITNKVIMQRYAVPTMSLIVWSALVPTVAFFIASFVVEGQSQIVDSLVHIEWHNVLSIVYLSLLATIVGYGGWSNLLSRYPTAMVAPLSLLVPVFGLLSAWVLLDENLSVFQILGVVVIALGLVINVFGQSLFSRKVTNEEALAVKNSD; this is translated from the coding sequence ATGTCTTTTCGTGACCGATTATTGGCCTTAACTATTGTGATGGTGTGGGGCGTGAATTTTGTGGTGATCAAAGTGGGTTTGCAAGGCATGCCGCCGCTGCTCTTGGCGGGCTTACGATTCGCTTTGGTGGTTTTCCCGGCGATCTTATTTATTCCACGCCCTAAGCTGCCCCTTAAATGGTTGTGTGCTTATGGGCTGACCATCAGCTTTGGGCAATTTGCGCTGCTTTTCTGGGCGTTGAATGTGGGACTTGCAGCGGGGTTAGCATCGCTGCTATTACAAGCACAAGCTTTTATCACCTTGCTTTTTGGTGTATTGCTGCTCAAAGAGCGCGTTCGCCTACACAATGTTATTGCGGTGAGCATTGCTGGTATTGGTATTTATTTACTGGCGGTGGCTCAAGAGCAAGGCAGTGCTTCTGTCACGCTGTTTACCTTGGTGCTGATTTTGGGGGCCGCGACGTGCTGGGCGCTGGGTAACATTACCAACAAGGTGATCATGCAACGTTACGCGGTACCGACAATGTCTCTGATCGTTTGGAGTGCTTTGGTGCCAACCGTGGCTTTTTTTATCGCTTCTTTTGTGGTGGAAGGACAGTCGCAGATCGTCGATTCATTGGTGCATATTGAGTGGCACAATGTGCTGTCGATTGTTTACCTTTCGTTGCTTGCGACCATCGTTGGTTATGGCGGCTGGAGCAACTTGTTAAGCCGCTATCCAACCGCCATGGTTGCTCCGCTTTCACTCTTGGTTCCGGTATTTGGTTTGCTTAGTGCATGGGTATTATTGGATGAAAACCTCAGCGTGTTCCAAATACTCGGCGTTGTGGTGATTGCGCTTGGTCTGGTGATTAATGTGTTCGGGCAATCACTGTTTTCTCGCAAAGTCACCAATGAGGAAGCCTTAGCTGTTAAAAATAGCGATTAA